The following are encoded together in the Vigna angularis cultivar LongXiaoDou No.4 chromosome 9, ASM1680809v1, whole genome shotgun sequence genome:
- the LOC128194118 gene encoding uncharacterized protein LOC128194118, whose product MAEAEDDPISKLVTKLPRLKKASLELYWDLRVFGLPPHVPVYITFSDALEVIEGDRMLNISIIQLWCMYMDTIVVDQGRSSMYGFVEPQTIQPSGNTLQNRQHYLQTWMDESKRDVYLVPYIDGYVFLYVVSLLL is encoded by the exons atggctgaagcagaGGATGATCCTATATCAAAGTTAGTGACAAAATTACCCAGATTGAAGAAAGCatcattagaactatactgggatttgagggtatttggtcttcccccacatgtgccagtttatatcacattttctgatgcattggaggtgattgagggagacaggatgttgaatatttccatcattcagctgtggtgcat gtacatggacacaatcgttgtagaccaaggtcggtcttccatgtacggatttgttgaacctcagaccattcaaccgtctggtaacacacttcaaaacagacaacattatttgcaaacatggatggatgagtccaaaagagacgtataccttgtgccatacattgacgGGTACGTGTTTTTATATGTGgtcagtttattattatag